The nucleotide sequence TTGTTTCCTCAGGCCTGGTTTCTCTCAGGCAGCCGGCTCCACAGCCAGTGCTCACCAGCTTAGCTGTGAGAGGGAAGGGTGTTGGACTTGGGCAGGCGGGTCAGTGGTCCACTCAAGTTCCTAACTTATGGTGCCTGGCCTGCTTTGGtcctccacccccctcctccaCGCTGGGAGAGTGACTGTCTTGGTGACCCCGTTTCCTACCCTCTACCAGATATGGAAGCACCGCTCTGACCCTGTCCTTCACATTGACCTGCGGAGGTGGGCAGACTTCATGCTGGTGGCTCCTCTTGATGCCAACACTCTGGGGAAGGTGGCCAGCGGCATCTGTGACAACTTGCTTGTGAGTGACTCCCTGGCGCTGTcatccctccctgggcctcactcCTAGTTGCTGAGCTGCGGGCTTCCTTGTATAAGAAAACCTCCTACTGTGGGCCCAGTCTGCTCAGGAGAATGCAGTCCCCttgccccacccccgcccgtcTCACATCCCCTCCAGCAAGTGGGCCGGAGACCAGTCCTGATGATGGACCTGACACGCTGCTGCTGTCCGGAAtgtccacctgccacctgcccctcGCTGCCCGGCCAGGAACCCTCTGCCTGGCACACCTGTGGGCCGTCTGATAAGGGGGTTCCTTTCTTCCTGGGTCTCTCATGCACACGTAGCTCCCTCAGCTTTAGCCACAAGGTGGGATatggtttttctatatattaggaGAAGAGCGAAGAAAGATGTGGTGAGAAGTGAGAGTTGACTGACGGTAGAGAGAAACAGAAGTCCAAAGTGGGGACTGTCTTAGCCTAAGAGACCTCCAGGGAGCTGGTGCCCCTAAAGAGGAGCTGCCTTTGTTTATGTGACCATCCTGGGAAGATCTGGGTGTgacttctcctctccttcctccctctccctttcctccctccccctcccatttaTTGAGTTTTCACCTACCACGGGGGAGCCTGTGCCGAGGGCCTCGCAGCACAGTCTGGAAGGAGGGGGCTCAGACCACTGTGCGTGTGGGGAGGGAGTATCCTCTGGTGAGTGGCCCAGCCTTAAATAACCCCAGTCTGTCCTTTGACAGTTGATTCGCCCCCAACATAgtgctgggcaggtggcaggcacTGGATAGAGATTTGCTGCGTGTGCGAGGTAGCTGGCAAGTTTACTTTCACAAATGGCCAGGCATTTGCAGAGGTAATATGGGGAAGAAGGTGAAGAACAAAGCTGGGGCAGGATTTTTCGGGGTCAGATACGAGATTAATGTCCTTATATCCTTGGTGTGGGCTCTAAAGGCACTCCTGGAAGATCTGCTAGTGGTCTAAGCGCCATTTGTGTGAGAGCCGGGCGAGCAGGAGAGGAGCAGCACAGCCGGTGTGGCCGGGAGCGGGTGGGGAGCGCAGAGGGCAGGCCCGGGAGCAGTGCCAGCAAGAAGGCTTCCCAGCCGCCGGCGCCAGGGCCGACTGGGCATCTGGCACAGGGAGGCTCCTGGCCACTTTCATCCAAGTGGGCCGGAGCTGCGAGAGCGGCACGGTCGCACCCGGGGTCCAGGCCGGCCAGCAGCGGCAGTGTGATAGGCACACCGGCCTCCGGCGTCCAGTCCCGGCCTGGTCCAGCCCTCCAAggtccctttccttcccctgaaAGCACTGCTTCCCCTTTCCTTCAGTGCTTCCATCACTCCAAGAAGTCTCTGGGGTTCCCTCCTCCAGAGTTGGCTGGGCAGTGGAACATGTTCTCGGACCACCCTGCAGACCATTTGCCTCAAAGGGTTTCACGTGAAGGAACAGATATTTCAGGGAATCTCAGATCTTACGAAATTTGAACTGTCAGCATCCTTGGTGTGTGGCTGTGTCTTGCCTTGGAAGATGTTTCTCCTTATGTCCCTGCAAGGAAGCTTagcctgcctcctcccctgccaggTCTTCTCCTTTTCCAGGCCCAGGACTTGGGGTGCCGTGAGGGTGGCATGCCAGGTGTGGACCTGAGCCCTGTCTTCATCTGCCCCGTGGCCCGCTGAGGCCCTGGTGCCTCATTTGTGCTACAAAGGCAATCAGACCCGGAAGGAGGAGGcagcttccctcctccccagtctGGCTGCTGACTGGGATCCAGGCCTTCTCCTGCCCGAGCAGATTCCCAGGAGCTGAGCACAGCACTGGCCCAGCGAGTGACTGTGGGAACCAaagccctcctctgccctcccgcTGCCGGTGGGTTCGAGGGAGCTGTGGTTTGTCCAGGAAGCTCTGAGCTCTGAGGTGAGGTGTGGGGGAGGCCAGACACGCCGTAGGGTGGAGGTGCTTGTTTTCTGCTCTGGTGCCGTGCTTTGCGTTGAGGGCGCATAGAGAatccagcccagccctcacccccaccccacgcaCAGTCAAGGGGCTCTTCTAGGTATGCTCTTGGCTTCTGCAAAAGTGGCAGGTGGCACAGGGCCAAGAGGAACTGTGACTGAAACTGCCCACTCATAGCCCGGTGGCTGCATCGAGAGGGCTTGATGGGAAACCAACGCTGCTGTCTGGGATGACCCAAGCAGCCAGATCCTGAGGCTGTCCGCTGCCCacttcctccctgtccccagcagagggcagggcacCAAGGGGGCAGGCACAGGCCTGTCGTGATCTGGCATTGCTCTCTGGACTGCCCCGCTCTTTTCCCAGATGGGCCCATTTCACAGGAGGGGTTCCAGCCACCGTCGTCCCGTCCCGAGGGCTCACGGCCCTGGAGGGGTGTCTAGGGCAGTCAGAGCACAGGCGCTTCTTTCTCCCCAGGCAGCCCGGCCCAGGAGCCTGTGCCTGTGGCAAGAGCAGGAGCCACTGTTCCGAAGCCTGTCCTTTGCGCCGGGCCTGGTGCTGAACATTCTCACCTCAGTCCTCCCAGCACCCAGGGAGGGGCCTTTGCagagaggaagctgaggccccaGGATTCAGCAACCTGTCCAGGTTCTCACGGCTGGCAGTAGACAGCACAGCCAGGATTTGGGCTCAGGGCTACGTTGATTCCAAAGCCCACAGCTCTAAGGACTCTGTTTCGTAGCTGCTCAGGTGTGTGACTTGGTGCGATGGCCCGGATTTGGGGCTGGCAGGCTGTGCAGAGCAGCGCAGATTGCACAGGTAGTATTCTCTGGGGGTGACCTTGGGTCACTGCTCACCTCTCAGGGAACTGCAgcttccatctgtgaaatggaatgGCACCTTCTTTATAGGGTCACCATGTGGGTTCACGAGGTCATATATATGAGAAAGTTCCTGTCACATTTTTCACTGCCAGGCTTTGAAGTTGGCCTGGCAGTGCAGCCGGTGCTGGGTGCATGGGCCCCATCTGAGGAGCAGTCTGGTTCCTCGTTCTTAGCTTTCTAAGAACTGCAAAGCCTGCTTCTCCCCGCGGTAGCCTTGACTGGAGAGGTGAGAGTCCATGCAGGGAAGGCTTAGGCTTGGGTACAGGGAGACCTTTCCACACGGGCGGGGAGACTTGCTGGAGCTGGCTAGGCCATTGTGAGCATTGGTTGAGCACCTCCTGTGTGCTCAAGATCAGTTATCTGTTCCAGAGCcagtggggaggcagagaggggcaAGGAGACACAGCCAGGGGGACATGAGACAGCTCCCCACAGACAGGCTGTGTGGTCACCCCAAGCCCATAGCTGGGCTGGCCACGAGCCTGGAGGGCTGGAGAGGGATGGCACACAGAGCAGCAGGACACcctgctccccctgcccttcTTCACAGACCTGTGTCATCCGGGCCTGGGACCGCAGCAAGCCCCTGTTCTTTTGCCCGGCGATGAACACCGCCATGTGGGAGCACCCCATCACCGCGCAGCAGGTGGACCAGCTCAAGGCCTTTGGCTACGTTGAGATCCCCTGTGTGGCCAAGAAGCTGGTGTGTGGAGACCAAGGTGGGCATCTTGCCAGGCTCACAGCCCAGGGCCCCAGAAGGGGCTCAGCTTTGGGGTCACATTTGGGTTCAATTCTCGGCCTGTTGTAGATTTGGCAAACCAACCGCCTCTGAGCTTAGCTTTTTCAGCTGGAAAATGGGAATCACAATCCCCACTAAAATGGGGTAGCGTGTACGAAGTGCCTGCTACAGTCCCCGGCATGTAGCCCACACGCAATTAATGCCGGCTGCAGGAATGGCTGCCAGTGCCTGGCCTAGGTCTCGGTTGGGTTTCACGGGTCTGGCACAGGCAGAGACAGACTGGGCCTTCTCAGGCCTCGGACTCTGGGGTGGAGCATTCGGAGGCAGTAAGCGGGGGTCTGAGGGCTGCAGGCACTATTGGCCCGTCTGGCCACAGCAGAACTTTCCTCCCAGGTCTGGGGGCCATGGCTGAGGTGGGGACCATTGTGGACAAGGTGAAAGAAGTCCTCTCCCAGCACGGTGGCTTCCAGCAGAATTGAACTGGGATTTCTGTCACGTGTGTCCCTTTGTACTCAGCGTGGGTTCAAGCCAAGCTGGTGAAGAAGATGGACACTGGTACCATATGATGAGGGTTCCTCCCTTTGCTGAGTGGGGACCTGACCTGGGTCTGCTCTGAGCCTCCCAGGGGCTGGACCTGCTGCAGGTTAAACTGCACCAACGGCCCAGCTCCCAGCTTCTCTCAACCAGGAGATGCTACTGCATGGAGTCCCTGCCCACCTTTTCCTGCGATGGGTACAGCAAGTCAGGTGAGCAAGCTGCCATGCTGTCCTCACGGGAGGAGGACTGAGAGATGGGAAACCTCACTTCTACGTCTCGTCCAGAAGTGCCACAACTGGAGAGCCCTGGCTGAGCCGTGAGAGCTTTGGCCCTTTGGTGGGGTGCTCAGCTACCAGAGTCAGAGAAGCCTGTGAACTGGCAGGACTCTGAGGCTTTGTGCAGACCATGCCATGAGATTGGGGTgctaagaaataaagaaaatacccaTGCCCATTTAGGAGACTCCATCCTTCCTTTGCAGCCTGTCTGTGGTCTCAGAGATCAGGGGTGTTGCTAGGTGAGGCTGGGGAAGGGTCCGGGCTGACGACTGACCAGCACTCCTTAGTCCTCGTAGAACATGGTGGTTAAGGACAAACTCTGAAGCCAGACAGCCCctagttcaaatctcagctctgcctcttactagCAGTGGGCCCTTGGCTCAGGGCTTAGCCTTCCTGACCCTCACTCCTCATGTACATTATTAGCCTAATGGCATTTGTTAAGAGGATTCAGTGAGATTATGTGTGCAAAATACCCACCCTACTGAGTGGCTGGAACATAGTAAATGTCCAATAAATGGAAGTTGAAGCCGGACATGTACATATGTCAGGGAGCtttcaaaacatttattgaaatagcCTATCTCATTTGGGGAAAAATGGAATCCTGGACCCTAAGCTGACATGGCCTTTTATGCAAGTGACAGATAAGCACTCCAGGGTTGAACCTGCCCTTGGTCCCAAGCCCCTTACTTGTTTCCCGGTTTCCTCTGTTATCCTCATCCTTCCAGCTTTGCTGCACCTGAGGGGGGTGCGTGGGTGTCTGGgcccccctccctggccccccgCCCTCCCACAGTACAGGTGAACAGGGGAGGTAGATCCAGACAGACCATGCCCCCTGGCCTAGAAACCCTCTGTGCCCTGCTTTTGATCTAGTTGCTGTTTGGCTGCTGTGGAGAGGGGCTTGTTTGCCTATTTGGGGCTCAGGGTGGGGCTGGCTTGCTGCCCTCCTGGCTTCCAGGGCAGGCACAGGGGGTGTCCCGTGCGTGCCCTGTGAGCACTGAGGGTAGAGGTGTCTTGGGACCAGGAAGCCTGCTAGCTGGAACCAAGGCTCCAGCAGCCTCCAAGAGCCTTAATCTCCACAGCACTTGATTTAAGGGACCCTTTGGGATAAAATTGCCTTAGGGCACTAAAGAAAGTAGGACTAACATGGTGGCATCGAGAACCATTCTTGGcagggcgcggtagctcacgcctgtaatcctagcactctgggaggccaaggcaggaggatcgctcaaggtcaggagtccaaaaccagcccgagcaagagtgagacccgtctctactataaattgaaagaaattaattggccaactaaaaatatatagaaaaaattagccgaacatggtggtgtatgcctgtggtcccagttactcggcaggctgaggcagaaggattgcttgagcccaggagtttgaggttggtgtgagctaggctgatgccatggcactgtacaCCAGGCaaagggtgagactctgtctcaaaaaaaaaaaaaaaaaaaaagaaccgaTCTCTGTGGCTGGTTCAGgggtgggcctgggaggagcctggagACTGACATCCAGAGACAATCCCAGAGTCGAGTTCGCACGGTTTTGTCTTCTATCCTGTCCACATCACCTCTCTTCTCCCTCAGTGACCTGCAATAAATGGGGAGACTGTCCAATTTCAACAGAGACTGCTACGCTGAGTACCAATCATGCCCCAGTACCTCCGTGCTGGGCACTTAAGGGAAGACAGTGGCCCAGGGAGACCAGCCACAAAACGCCTGAAAGGCCACTGGAGAAGAGAATGTCATGGGCCCCTGTCTCATAGCTCTGAGAACAGCTGTGGCTACTCAGCAGGACCGAGCCTTGTCGGCTGGAAGGAAAGAGGTATCTCCGGTCCAGGCCCGTTGCTGGGGCCTGCcactccctctcccacccacGCAGTCCTGTGTCTCTGCTGCCCAATTTGAGTGGGGGTCTTGATGAATGGGCATGGGCTTGGCCTGAAGACCCCTGGTGTCCCCTGAGCTAGACTAGAGCTAAGAGGTGTAGGCAGTTGTGTTTACCTGGCCCCACCTGCCAGTGGGGTGCTGATGAGGAGTGACAACCATGGCTTACTAAGGGTCCATGCTCTTAGAGTTGTCATCATCTCGGGTAGAAATGTTTTTCAGAGAGGATGCTAGCTTCCCTGATGATTTTTATAGacttctagaagttttacagaaaagaacatttaGGTCTGAAATGGATACTCTGATTTGGCAGCTTGTACTTCAAGGGACAGAAGCCTCGAGCCAGGGCCCCGCCTCCACCAGGGGCTGTCTCTCGTTCTTCCTCCATGTGGCTGCAGAGTCCCACTGCTGTGCCCACACTGCCTCTGGCTCAGGCTCTGACTCCTGGGCAATACACACCAGCCCTCGGTGGTCTGGCCTCTGCTCCCCTCTAGCCCCACACCAACCCTGTGGACTCCCTGTCCTCTTGCCAGACTGGACAGTCTTGAACA is from Microcebus murinus isolate Inina chromosome 6, M.murinus_Inina_mat1.0, whole genome shotgun sequence and encodes:
- the PPCDC gene encoding phosphopantothenoylcysteine decarboxylase, whose product is MEPQASCSAAAPLTERKFHVLVGVTGSVAALKLPLLVSRLLEIPGLEVAVVTTERAKHFYSPQDVPVTLYSDADEWEIWKHRSDPVLHIDLRRWADFMLVAPLDANTLGKVASGICDNLLTCVIRAWDRSKPLFFCPAMNTAMWEHPITAQQVDQLKAFGYVEIPCVAKKLVCGDQGLGAMAEVGTIVDKVKEVLSQHGGFQQN